In Electrophorus electricus isolate fEleEle1 chromosome 12, fEleEle1.pri, whole genome shotgun sequence, a single window of DNA contains:
- the cysltr1 gene encoding cysteinyl leukotriene receptor 1 translates to MAQANNSIHNCSSIDDFRNQVYSTTYSIITVFGLVGNGFALYVLIRTYRQSSAFHVYMLNLAISDLLCVSTLPLRVLYYVKKGQWDLGDFLCRISSYTFYVNLYCSIFFMMAMSFTRFLAIVFPVQNLSMATERRARAVSAFIWVFICASSSPFLLYGQHKDMNTQKMKCFEPPEEVGRVHKLVMLNYISLVVGFGLPFLVILVCYAGIVRVLLRNTNGLNKQRNTRKRAIRMIIVVMLAFLISFMPYHVQRTMHLHFKQHQGASCEDINYMQKSVVVTLCLAAANSCFDPMLYFFSGENFRSRLSTFRKTSVSIENAQCSSRPRRLRLSIQEQEEHELQNCCP, encoded by the coding sequence ATGGCCCAGGCAAATAACTCGATACATAACTGCTCCTCAATTGATGACTTTCGCAACCAAGTCTATTCCACCACCTACTCCATCATCACAGTTTTTGGGCTGGTGGGCAACGGCTTCGCCCTGTATGTGCTAATCCGGACCTATCGGCAGTCCTCGGCCTTCCATGTTTATATGCTCAATTTGGCTATCTCGGACTTGCTGTGTGTCAGTACGTTGCCCCTGCGAGTGCTCTACTATGTCAAGAAGGGTCAGTGGGACCTGGGTGACTTCCTGTGCCGGATTAGTTCCTATACTTTCTACGTCAACCTCTATTGCAGCATCTTCTTCATGATGGCCATGAGCTTCACGCGCTTCCTGGCTATCGTCTTCCCTGTGCAAAACCTGAGCATGGCCACCGAGAGGAGAGCACGTGCCGTCAGTGCCTTCATCTGGGTGTTCATCTGCGCCAGCAGCTCACCCTTCCTGCTCTACGGCCAGCACAaggacatgaacacacagaagATGAAATGCTTCGAGCCACCGGAGGAGGTGGGAAGGGTGCATAAGCTGGTGATGCTCAACTACATCTCGTTGGTGGTGGGCTTTGGGCTGCCCTTCCTGGTCATCCTGGTATGCTATGCCGGCATTGTGCGGGTGCTGCTACGCAATACGAACGGCCTGAATAAGCAGCGCAACACCCGCAAACGTGCCATCCGCATGATCATCGTGGTCATGCTGGCCTTCCTGATCAGCTTCATGCCCTACCATGTGCAGCGCACCATGCACCTGCACTTCAAACAGCACCAGGGTGCCTCATGCGAAGACATCAACTACATGCAGAAGTCGGTGGTGGTCACATTGTGCCTGGCTGCTGCCAACTCCTGCTTTGATCCCATGCTGTACTTCTTCTCCGGCGAGAACTTCCGTAGCCGTCTCTCCACCTTCCGGAAGACGTCAGTGAGCATAGAGAACGCTCAGTGTTCCTCACGCCCACGTCGCTTGAGGCTGAGCatccaggagcaggaggaacATGAACTGCAGAACTGTTGCCCTTAG